TCGATGTCGATCATCGCGATCTTCTGGGTCGACGTCGTGACGGCGATCATCGGCATCGGCCTGCTGCTGTTCATCTCGGTGCCGACCGTGCGCACCTCGATCGACACGGGCTACTTCACCGACCTCGCGAAGGGCGTGCGCTATACCTTCACGCACGCCTTCGTGCGCTGGCTGCTCGTGCTCTTCGGGATCGTCTTCGTGCTGACCGTCGCCCCCTCGATGCTCACGCCGCTCATGGTCGTGCGCAGCTTCGGCGAGGAGGTGTGGATGCTGACCGTCAACGAGCTGTCCTTCAGCGTCGGCATGCTGCTCGGCGGCGTGCTCGTCGCGGTGTGGGGCGGCCTGAAGAACAAGGTCGTCACGGTGCTCGTGTCGTCGCTCGTGTTCGGTGCGCTCACGCTCGCGCTCGGCCTCTCGACGAACATGTGGGTGTTCTTCGGCTTCATGCTGCTCGTGGGACTCGCGGTGCCGTTCTTCTCGACGCCCGCCACGACGCTCCTGCAGGAGCGCGTCGAGCCCGAGTACCAGGGCCGCGTGTTCGGATTCGTGGGCGTCGTCATGGCGACGGCGATGCCGTTCGGCATGATCGTGTTCGGTCCGCTCGCCGACGTCGTGCCTGTCGAGTGGGTGCTCATCGGGGCGGGCATCCTGACGTTCGTCGTCGTCGCGATCGCGGCCGTCATCCCGGCGGGCAAGCGGGCGATCGCGATCGGCGCGCAGCCCGCGCCCGCGGCGCCCGGGCACCCCGATGGCGACGACGCGGCAGCCGACGAGCCCGCCTCGCAGCCCACCTCGCAGCCCGCCGACTGAGCTGACCCCCTTCCGGGTCGCCCCCTGTCAAGGGGCTCCCGCCGGTTTCCGGCGGCTCATACGCTTCAAGGCATGCTGCGGAACACCGTCGACTCCGCGCGTCCGCGTCTGACCGATGACACGGGCGCCGCTGCGCCGACGCCGCTGTTCCTCGCCTACGTCGTAGCCCTCGTGCTGTCGGCGCTCGCGGCCTTCCGCGGGGGCGTCGACACCCGCGCGACCGTCGACTTCCTGCTGCTCGCGGCGATCGTCACGGGCTCGGCGCTCGTGCTCTTCGCGGGGCTCATGATCTGGTCGACGCGCGGGGGCCAGCGTGCCGTCGCGCTCGCCGCGGCCCGGCCGGGGGCGGTCGTGCTGCGCGCGATGCACGCCCACGGCCTCCGGCGTGCGGTGCGCTCGCTCCGTGTCGAGGCGCAGTACGTGCCCATCGGCCTCACGCTGCTCGCCGACGACTCCGGCTTCGAGGTGTGGAGCGGCTCGGCCGAGCACCCGGTGCGCCTCGGCCGCACCCCCTGGGACGGCGTCGTCGACGTGCGCGTCGGGCACGTCTCGCGGCTCGGGCGTGCGACCGACGGTCTCGTCGTGACGGTCGTCGACGGCGACCGCACGATCGAGCTGCCGTTCGCCGTCGTCGGTGCGGGGTTCGGCGGGCTGTGGGCCCCGGGCGCGGGCGAGCTCGAGCGCTTCGTCGCGGCGCTGCACGAGCGTCGCACCGACTTCGTGCACGCCTGAGGCGTCGGTCGCGAGCCGACGGCAGGTCAGCGCCGGCGGGGGATGAGCCGCGAGGCCCAGGCTCCCGCCGCCATCGTGGCGCCGACGATCGCGAGCGCCGCGAGCATCCGGGAGTAGTCGTGGCCGAACGCGTCGCCGACGAGGATCGCGGCGGCGGCCACGGGCACGGCCGTGAGCACCGAGAGCGGCGCGCGGTGCCGCACGTAGAGCCACAGCAGGTAGGGCACGACGAGCACGATGACGAAGCGCGGGCCCGTGAGCAGCAGCCACATCGCGAGCGTCGCCGGCCCGACCGCGACGACGCGCCGACATCCGCTCGAAGGCAGCACGCACCAGCCCGCGACGTGCGCGGTCGTGCCCAACGCGAGCACCCACAGCGCCTCGGTGTTGGAGCCCGCGATCGACACCCCGCCGCCGACGATGAGCCAGATGCCCGTCCACAGCCGCGTCGCGTGGTCACCCCAGCGCAGGGGGAGGGATGCCGTCGGCTCGCGCCGCGGGCCTGGCGCGGGGGCGGGCACGGCGGGCGACGTCATGTCTCGGAGCGTAGCGGCGCACGACCCCCAGACCGCTCCCGGGAGCCCCGGATAGGGTGGCGGGATGATGCAGTCGCGGCGCCCGTGGATCATCGGGCACCGCGGTGCCAGCGGCTACCGGCCTGAGCACACGCGCGCCGCGTACGAGCTCGCCTTCGCACTCGGCGCCGACGCGGTCGAGCCCGACATCGTCGCCACGAAGGACGGCGTGCTCGTGCTGCGTCACGAGAACGAGATCTCGGGCACGACGGATGTCGCGCGCCGCCTCGAGTTCGCCGACCGGCACACGACGAAGCGCTTCGGTCCCGCGAGCATGACGGGCTGGTTCACCGAGGACTTCACGTGGGAGGAGCTCTCGACGCTGCGCGCGACGGAGCGGCTGCCCGGCATCCGTCAGCACTCGACGACGTTCGACGGGCGCTCCCCGATCATGCGTCTCGACGAGCTGCTGCGGCTCATCGGCGAGGCCTCCGAGCGCCACGGCCGCCAGCTCGGCCTCGTCGCCGAGATCAAGCACGCCGCGTACTTCGACTCGATCGGGCTGCCCCTCGGCGAGCTCGTGACGGATGCGCTCGCGCGCTTTCCCGGGCGCCTCGTCGTGGAGAGCTTCGAGGAGACGGTGCTCGGCGACGTGCGGCAGCGCGGTCTCGAGGCGGAGCTCGTCTACCTGTTCGAGGCGACCGGCACGGCGCCCGACCTCGTGATGAGCCTCGGCTCGGCTGCCCCCGACTACACGGCGCAGCTCGACGACCTCGGTGCGCTCGCCCAGCGCGTGCACGGCATCAGCGTCGACAAGGGCCGCCTCATCAAGCCCGACGCGCGCGCGGGCGTCGAGCTCGTCGACCGCGCGCACGCCGCGGGCCTCCAGGTCTTCACGTGGACGCTGCGCCCCGAGAACAAGTTCCTCACGAAGCCGTTCCGCGCCGGCGACTCCGCACAGTGGGGCGACTGGCGGGGCGAGTACGAGGCCATCATCGCGACGGGAGTCGACGGCGTCTTCGCCGACCACCCCGACCTCGCGATCGCCGCGCGCGACGGCGCCTGAACCGCGGGACACGCGCCCCTGGATTCCGGGACGGGGGACAGGGCATTCTTGCCTGCAGAGGTCGCGCGACCCGGAAGGATGACGGCATGAGCGCCCCGACGGACGCCGCGCGGTTCGACCCGCGGAGCGCACCCGTGCGCCCGGGCACTCGCCGGGTGGTCGCGGGTGCGGCCGTGACGACGACCTCGTGGGCGCTCGCGCTCACGGCGATCGTCATGGCTCTCGTCGTCGGCCCGCCGTACGCGGAGGAGGGCGACTTCACGACCGTCTACCTCGGCTACGCGATCATCTGGGGCGGCGTCGCCGGCATCATCGTGAGCCGCGGCTCGCGACTCGTGGGCGGCATCCTGTCGGTGCAGTCGATCGGCGCGGGGCTCTCGTGCGTGCTCACGGTCATGCTTCGCTGGGGTCCCGAGGATGCGGCGACGCTCGGGCTGCTCGCCCACCTCGCCGACCGCCCGTGGATCCCGGGGGCCCTCGCGAGCTTCTCGGTCATGCCGTTGCTGCTCACCTCGCAGCCCCTGTCGCGCCTCACGCGCGGGCTCGTCGGGCTCGGGCTCGTGCTCGCGGTCATCCCCGTCGTGCTCGCCGCCTTCCGGCAGCGCGAGGGCTCGCCCGCCAACCCGCTCGCGATCCCCGGAGACGCGATCCAGGAGGTGCTGCGCAACACGATCATCGTGGCCTTCACGGCATCCGTCGCCCTCGCGTTCGTGACCCTCGGGATCGTCGCCTGGCGGCGCTGGGCGGGTCCCGTCGCCGACCGCCCGGGCCAGGGCTGGATCGTGCTCGGCCAGACGCTGCTCGTGCTGCTCGCCTCGCCGATGTTCCTCGCCGGGTGGCCCGAGATCGCGATGGTCATCGACAGCGTCGCGCCCCTCGCGCCGCTCGTCGCCCTGCTCTTCATGCCCGCGGCGGTCATCGTCTTCGCGCTCGGCCGGCGCGTCGGGGGGATCGAGGTCACGGTCAACCGCGCGATCGTCAACGTGCTGCTCGTCGCGGTGCTCGTGCTCACCTACTCGGCCGTCGCGACGACGATCGCGATCGTGCTTCCCGTCGCGCCGCTCATCGCGGGTGTCATGGGCGTCGCCATCCTCGCGCTCGGCATCGAGCCGCTGCGCATCTGGATCCAGGGGCGCGTCGACGAGCTCGTCTACGGCGACGCCGCCGACCCCGCGCAGCTCGTGCGCACGCTCGGCGAGCGCGTGCCCGACGACGTCGACGGCGACGACCTGCGGGCGCTCGCGGGGGAGCTGCGACTCGCGCTGCGCCTCGCGCGCCTCGAGCTGCACTCGGCCGAGATCGGGGGCGTACGCGCCGTGAGCGGGGGCCCGGGCGGACCGGCCTCCCGCATCCCGCTGCGCGGCTCCAACGGCGAGGTCGGCTGGATCGAGGCCGCCGCCCCCGGGCACCAGCGCGTCGACCGGCGCGTGCTGCGCGTGCTCGACCAGGTGTCGGGCGTGCTCGCCGTCGCGGTGCGCCTCGCCGACATCAACCGCGACATCCTCGACGCCGGCGAGCGCGCGCGCGAGGTCGGTGCGGAGGAGCGGCGGATGGTGGCGCGCGAGCTCGACGAGGGCCTCGGCCCCGGGCTCTCCCGCAGCGCAGAGCGCCTCGACCGCGTGCCCGCCCTCGTCGCGAGCGGCGACCCGACCGCGGCGGCCGAGCTCGCCGGCATCCGCGAGGAGCTCGCCGAGCGCACGACGGAGGTGCGCGACCTCGCCCGCACCCTGCTGCCGGGCGCCCTCGACTCGGGCGACGTCGACACGGCCTTGCGCGAGCTCGCGGCGCGGTTCTCGAGCGCGCGCCTCGACATCTCGGTCGAGGGGCTCCTCGGCGACGCGATCCCCGAGGGGCGCGAGGCCGCCGTGCACCACCTCGTCGCGGAGCTCGTGCTGCTCGCGCGCCGCGCGCCCGAGGCCCGCCTCGCGCGCATCGCGATCGACGTCGAGCCGCGCTCCGTGCGCATCGCCCTCACGGTCGACGGCCGCGGCCGGCCGTCCGACGAGGCACCCATCCTCGGCTCGGTGCGCGACCGCGCGGCCGAGCTCGGCGGCACCCTCGACGACGGCGGCACCCAGCGCCTGCGCGAGCTCGTCGTGGAGGTGCCGCGATGACGCCGACCAACCCGACCCACGTGCGCGGCATCGCGGCCCTCGCCGTGCTCGCGACCTCGTGGGGGCTCGCCCTCGCGTCCATCGCGATCATGTGGGTCTACGAGCTGCCCGAGCTGCCGCTGCCGGGCGTCTTCCTCTCGGCCTCGCCGCCGCTCGTGCAGTCGCGCTTCGACGAGATCGGGGTGACCGTCGCGATCATCTACGGTGCCCTGAGCGCCGTGCTCATCGCGCGTCGCCCCTCCACCGTCGCGGTGATCTTCGCGGTGCACGCGGTCGGCTCGGGCCTCGCCGCCTTCGGCGTGCAGTGGGGCCTGCTCGGCGAGCGCATCCCCGACCTCCCCCTGTGGGGTCTGCTCGCGCACGCCGCCGGGTGGGGCTACATCCCCGGCACGGTGGCCACCGCGATCGTGCCGCTGCTCGTGCTGCGCCGCACGCCCGGACGGATCGCGTCCGCGGTCGCGGGGGTCGGCATCGGCCTCGCGATCATCGCGACGCTCGCGGCCCTCGTCAACCAGGCGGCCGTCGACCCCGTCACGGGCGGCCCGATCAACCCGCTCGCGATCCCCGACCCCGCTGTGCAGCTCGCGCTGCCCTACATCTATGGCGTCGCCGTCTCGCTCGCGGTGCTGCTCTCGATCGGCGTCGCCGTGTGGGTCGTGCTCGAGTGGCGGCGCTCGGTGCGCATCCGCCGCGGGCGCCTCGCCTGGCTCGCGGTCGGGCACGCGTTCCTGTCGTTCTCGTACCTGCTGCTCGTGATCCCCGCGGGCGACGGCGTTCCGAAGCTCGTGTGGGATCTCGGCATGATCGCGCCCGTCGTCGGCCAGATCTTCTACCCGTCCGCCGTGCTCGTGCTCATGCTCGGCACGCGCATCCGGGGCATCGACGTCGCGGTGTCGCGCGTGCTGCTGTGGTCGATCCTCGTGGTCGTCGCGGTCACGGGCTACCTCATCGTCGTCGAGGTGCTCAAGACGACGACCGAGCTCGACCCCGTCGCATCCGGCATCCTCGCGGCCGCCCTCGTGGCGTTCTCGCTGCAGTGGGGGCGGCGGGGGATCGCGGAGGGCATCGACCGGCTCATCTACGGACCCGATGGCGACCCCGCGAAGCTGCTCGGTCGCCTCGGCGAGCGCGTGGGCGAGTTCGACTCGGGCGTCGAGGGGCTCACGGGCCTCGCCGCCGCACTGCGCGCGGCCCTCGGGGTGTCGTCGGTCGAGATCGCCCCCGACGATCAGGTGTCGCCCGTGATCCTCGTCGGCGAGCCCGCGGGCGAGGCGACGACCGTCGAGCTGCGCGCCGCGGGCGCGCGCATCGGCGAGATCCGCGTGACCGCCCGCGCCGGGGAGCGCCTCTCGCGCATGACGTTGCGGCAGCTCGAGGGGCTCGCGGGCGTCGTCGCGACGGCCCTCCGACTCGCCCTCGCGAGCGCGCGCCTCGGCGATGCACGCGACGCGCTCGTCGCAGCCCGCCAGGCGGAGCGGCGGATGCTGCGCCGAGAGCTCCACGACAGCATCGGCCCGGCGCTCGCGGGCGTCGGCTTCGGCCTCGCGGCCGTCGACAACCTGCGCATGACCGACCCGTCGGCCGCGGGCGAGCTCGCGTCGCGGCTCGCCCAGGACCTGCGCGAGCAGCTCGGCGAGGTGCGGCGTGTGGCCCGCAGCGTGCGCGCCGACCGCACCGTCTTCGAGCTCTCGGTCGAGCTCTCGGAGCTCGCGGCGGACTTCGCGGGCTCGGGCGTCGAGGTGACCGTCGAGGCCCCCGCGGCCTGGCGCGTGCCGGCCCGCGCCATCCGTCCCCTCTACCTCGTCGCGGCGGAGGCCGTGCACAACGCCGTGCGCCACTCGGGCGCGTCGACCGTCGCCATCCGCGTGCTCGAGGACGACGGCGGAGTCGTGCTGACGGTCGCCGACGACGGGCACGGCTTCGAGCCCGCGCGCGTCTCGGGCGGCGTGGGCCTCACGACGATGCGCGAGCACGCCACCGAGGCCGAGGCCGAGCTCGCGCTGCACTCCGGCCCCACCGGCACCACGATCACCTTCCGCGTCGCGACCCTCGCGGCCGCACCCACCACCACAGCAACACTGGAGCACACCGCATGACCGCATCCGAACCCATCCGCGTCGTCGTCGTCGATGACCACCCGCTCTTCCGCATCGGCATCATCTCGCTGCTCGAGACCCTCGAGGGCGTCGAGGTCGTCGGGTCGGCGGAGACGGCCGACGAGGCCGTCGAGGTGGTGCTCGCCGCGTCGCCCGCGGTCGTGCTCATGGACCTCGACCTCGCCGCGGGCTCGTCGGGCATCGACGCGACGCGGCGCATCAACCGCGAGCGCCCCGACATCGGCGTGCTCGTGCTCACGATGCTCGGCGACGACGAGTCGCTCTTCGCGGCCGTGCGCTCGGGCGCCCGCGGTTACCTGCTCAAGACGGCGGCGCCGGGCGAGGTGCAGCGCGCGATCCACGCGGTCGCCGCGGGCGACATGCTCCTGGGGGCGGATGTCGCGCGCCGGGCCGTCTCGTATCTCACCGACGCGAAGCGCTCGGGTGGCAGCCCCTTCCCGGAGCTCACGGAGCGCGAGCGGGAGGTGCTCGACCTCGTGGCGCGCGGTCAGGACAACCCGACGATCGCCCGCACCCTCGTGCTCACGAACAAGACCGTGCGGAACTACGTGTACGGCATCGCGTCGAAGCTCGGGGCGACCGACCGCTCGGCGCTCATCGTCATGGCGCGCGAGGCCGGCATCGGCGTGGATTCGCTTACCTGAACGGGGTTTGGATACCTGAAAAGGGTGTCCAATTGAGGGCATCCGTCCCTGGGTCTCGGGACACCGGGCCGTGGAGTCTCGGACATCGGCGCGCCTCCGCGCCGAGACCGAGAGGACCACCCCCACATGATGTTCACCCCCGTGCGCCGGCTCGCCGCCGGCGCGACCGCCGCCGCGATCCTCGCGGGGGCGTTCCTCATCCCCGCCGCGGTAGCCGTGGCCGAGGAGCTGCCGATCGATACGGCCCTCACCGTGCCGCAGCCGGGCGCCGGAGCCGACGAGTCGGCCGCCGCCCGGCCGGTCGCCGAGCCGTCGAGCGACCTCCCCGTCGACGCACCTGTCGAACTCCCCGACGACGCGCCCGTCGTGCCGGTCGGCGCCTCCGCCGAAAGCGACGAGCCCGCCGCGACCGGATCCGCTGCGCCCCCCGTCGACCACCGCGAGCCGGCTCCCGCCGCCGCCGCGTCTCAGCCCGTCGCCTCGCTCACGGGTGAGGCGTTCATCGCCGCGGGTGATACGTGGGTCGGCGTGATCGCGGTGGACGACGCGCGCAACGTGCGCGTCGTCGCTCTCGGCTCGCGCTTCGAGATCACGATGACCGACTCCGCGGGGGTGACCCGCAGCGGCGCGGCCGCGAACGGCTACGCGGACCTCAGCATCATCCCCGCCGTGCCCGACGGCGGCGTCACGGTCGCGATCCACAACCTCGCGTCGATCCCGCAGGAGATCCCGTACATCTTCGGGTGGGACGCACGCGACATCACCGCAGGGGCTTCGGTCACGGTGGGGCGACCCGAGATCGGCATCAGCGTGTTCCCCACCCGGGGCGACACCCAGCTCGTGGCGAACGTCGTCGCGCGGATCATCGCCGCAGACGGCTCCGTGCGCACCGAGAACCTCACGGGCTCGGCGGGCTTCTACCACGCCGAGGTCGCGGGCCTCGCGCCCGGGCGCTACCTCGTCGAGACGGACGCGCTCGTCCTCGGACTGCATCGCTACGCGGTGCGCACCGTGACCGTCGCCGCCGCGGAGACGACTCCTCCGACGGTCGCGATCGCGACCGCGCAGCAGCAGGCGCCCGGCGGCTGGTTCCCGGGAGACGTGGATGTGACGCTCACCGCGAGCGACGCGGGTTCGGGCGTCCAGTATCTCTACTGGGGCGTCGACACGACGACGCTCGACTTCGTCTCCGGCGCGGTGAAGTCGTTCCGCGTCTCGGGGGAGGGCACGCACCAGGTGCGCTACCAGGCGAACGATTGGCAGGGCAATCTGAGCGCGATCGCGACCCGCCAGATCAACATCGACCACACCGATCCGGAGGTGAGCCTCCAGGGCTTCGTCGACGGCGAGGAGTTCGAGCAGGACGAGCTCGTCGCGATCGAGTACGCGTGCGAGGACGCCCTCTCGGGCATCCAGAGCTGCGTCGGCGACATCGGCTCGGGCGACTTCCTCGACACCTCGACACCCGGCACGCGCACCTTCCGCGTGACGGCGACCGACCGCGCCGGCAACGAGCACATCGTCGACCGCTCCTACACGGTGCTCGAACCCGACACGACCGACCCCGTCGTCGACGTCGACGTGCCCGAGGAGCCCGCCTCCGGCTGGTACCTCGACGAGGTGACGGTGCGCTTCAGCGCGAGCGACGAGAGCGGCATCCGTCGCATCCACTACGAGTACGGCACGATGCAGGGCACCGTGAGCCGCGACATCGAGGGCGACACCGCCGAGATCACGTTCGACCGCACGCAGCTCTACAGCCTCAGCTACTGGGCCGAGGACAACGCGGGCAACCGCAGCGAGGGACGCACCCTCAACCTCTATGTCGACTCGGACGCGCCGTGGATCGACGTGTACAGCCCCGATGAGGACGAACTCTCGATCCTGCCGAACGGGCACTTCGCCCAGCACGAGCGCGTCGAGGTCGACATCCGCTGCGACGACATCGGCTCGGGCATCGCGACGTGCGACGCCACGACGCCGGACGGCGAGCTGCTGCCGACGGGCGTGCCCGGCACGCACGAGCTGCGCATCGTCGCGACGGATGTGGCGGGCCACCGCACCGAGCGCGTCGTGACCTACACGGTCGACGCCGCGCCCGCGCCCGGCGGTTCGCAGGGCGGTGCCGTCGGCGGCGCGACCGGCGGTCGCGTGCTCGCCACGACGGGAGCCCAGGATGTCGTCCCGGGCCTCGCGCTCGCCGTGATCCTGCTGGGGGCAGGGGCGGCGCTCGCGATCCGGCGACGC
The Protaetiibacter sp. SSC-01 genome window above contains:
- a CDS encoding response regulator transcription factor; amino-acid sequence: MTASEPIRVVVVDDHPLFRIGIISLLETLEGVEVVGSAETADEAVEVVLAASPAVVLMDLDLAAGSSGIDATRRINRERPDIGVLVLTMLGDDESLFAAVRSGARGYLLKTAAPGEVQRAIHAVAAGDMLLGADVARRAVSYLTDAKRSGGSPFPELTEREREVLDLVARGQDNPTIARTLVLTNKTVRNYVYGIASKLGATDRSALIVMAREAGIGVDSLT
- a CDS encoding MFS transporter, with the translated sequence MSTEQTNVRVGWRRDTAIFLSGQTVSMFGSMLVQYAIMWHLTLETKSGVVLMASAVFGMLPQAIVSIFGGVWADRLNRKTLIIAADASIAVTTVVLAVFMMSGYQELWLIYLTLAIRSTGAGIQSPAVMALIPQLVPTDKLLRVNGVFQSIQSGMMLIAPAAAAGIYASMSIIAIFWVDVVTAIIGIGLLLFISVPTVRTSIDTGYFTDLAKGVRYTFTHAFVRWLLVLFGIVFVLTVAPSMLTPLMVVRSFGEEVWMLTVNELSFSVGMLLGGVLVAVWGGLKNKVVTVLVSSLVFGALTLALGLSTNMWVFFGFMLLVGLAVPFFSTPATTLLQERVEPEYQGRVFGFVGVVMATAMPFGMIVFGPLADVVPVEWVLIGAGILTFVVVAIAAVIPAGKRAIAIGAQPAPAAPGHPDGDDAAADEPASQPTSQPAD
- a CDS encoding ATP-binding protein — protein: MTPTNPTHVRGIAALAVLATSWGLALASIAIMWVYELPELPLPGVFLSASPPLVQSRFDEIGVTVAIIYGALSAVLIARRPSTVAVIFAVHAVGSGLAAFGVQWGLLGERIPDLPLWGLLAHAAGWGYIPGTVATAIVPLLVLRRTPGRIASAVAGVGIGLAIIATLAALVNQAAVDPVTGGPINPLAIPDPAVQLALPYIYGVAVSLAVLLSIGVAVWVVLEWRRSVRIRRGRLAWLAVGHAFLSFSYLLLVIPAGDGVPKLVWDLGMIAPVVGQIFYPSAVLVLMLGTRIRGIDVAVSRVLLWSILVVVAVTGYLIVVEVLKTTTELDPVASGILAAALVAFSLQWGRRGIAEGIDRLIYGPDGDPAKLLGRLGERVGEFDSGVEGLTGLAAALRAALGVSSVEIAPDDQVSPVILVGEPAGEATTVELRAAGARIGEIRVTARAGERLSRMTLRQLEGLAGVVATALRLALASARLGDARDALVAARQAERRMLRRELHDSIGPALAGVGFGLAAVDNLRMTDPSAAGELASRLAQDLREQLGEVRRVARSVRADRTVFELSVELSELAADFAGSGVEVTVEAPAAWRVPARAIRPLYLVAAEAVHNAVRHSGASTVAIRVLEDDGGVVLTVADDGHGFEPARVSGGVGLTTMREHATEAEAELALHSGPTGTTITFRVATLAAAPTTTATLEHTA
- a CDS encoding sensor histidine kinase yields the protein MSAPTDAARFDPRSAPVRPGTRRVVAGAAVTTTSWALALTAIVMALVVGPPYAEEGDFTTVYLGYAIIWGGVAGIIVSRGSRLVGGILSVQSIGAGLSCVLTVMLRWGPEDAATLGLLAHLADRPWIPGALASFSVMPLLLTSQPLSRLTRGLVGLGLVLAVIPVVLAAFRQREGSPANPLAIPGDAIQEVLRNTIIVAFTASVALAFVTLGIVAWRRWAGPVADRPGQGWIVLGQTLLVLLASPMFLAGWPEIAMVIDSVAPLAPLVALLFMPAAVIVFALGRRVGGIEVTVNRAIVNVLLVAVLVLTYSAVATTIAIVLPVAPLIAGVMGVAILALGIEPLRIWIQGRVDELVYGDAADPAQLVRTLGERVPDDVDGDDLRALAGELRLALRLARLELHSAEIGGVRAVSGGPGGPASRIPLRGSNGEVGWIEAAAPGHQRVDRRVLRVLDQVSGVLAVAVRLADINRDILDAGERAREVGAEERRMVARELDEGLGPGLSRSAERLDRVPALVASGDPTAAAELAGIREELAERTTEVRDLARTLLPGALDSGDVDTALRELAARFSSARLDISVEGLLGDAIPEGREAAVHHLVAELVLLARRAPEARLARIAIDVEPRSVRIALTVDGRGRPSDEAPILGSVRDRAAELGGTLDDGGTQRLRELVVEVPR
- a CDS encoding glycerophosphodiester phosphodiesterase family protein; translated protein: MQSRRPWIIGHRGASGYRPEHTRAAYELAFALGADAVEPDIVATKDGVLVLRHENEISGTTDVARRLEFADRHTTKRFGPASMTGWFTEDFTWEELSTLRATERLPGIRQHSTTFDGRSPIMRLDELLRLIGEASERHGRQLGLVAEIKHAAYFDSIGLPLGELVTDALARFPGRLVVESFEETVLGDVRQRGLEAELVYLFEATGTAPDLVMSLGSAAPDYTAQLDDLGALAQRVHGISVDKGRLIKPDARAGVELVDRAHAAGLQVFTWTLRPENKFLTKPFRAGDSAQWGDWRGEYEAIIATGVDGVFADHPDLAIAARDGA
- a CDS encoding OmpL47-type beta-barrel domain-containing protein; this translates as MMFTPVRRLAAGATAAAILAGAFLIPAAVAVAEELPIDTALTVPQPGAGADESAAARPVAEPSSDLPVDAPVELPDDAPVVPVGASAESDEPAATGSAAPPVDHREPAPAAAASQPVASLTGEAFIAAGDTWVGVIAVDDARNVRVVALGSRFEITMTDSAGVTRSGAAANGYADLSIIPAVPDGGVTVAIHNLASIPQEIPYIFGWDARDITAGASVTVGRPEIGISVFPTRGDTQLVANVVARIIAADGSVRTENLTGSAGFYHAEVAGLAPGRYLVETDALVLGLHRYAVRTVTVAAAETTPPTVAIATAQQQAPGGWFPGDVDVTLTASDAGSGVQYLYWGVDTTTLDFVSGAVKSFRVSGEGTHQVRYQANDWQGNLSAIATRQINIDHTDPEVSLQGFVDGEEFEQDELVAIEYACEDALSGIQSCVGDIGSGDFLDTSTPGTRTFRVTATDRAGNEHIVDRSYTVLEPDTTDPVVDVDVPEEPASGWYLDEVTVRFSASDESGIRRIHYEYGTMQGTVSRDIEGDTAEITFDRTQLYSLSYWAEDNAGNRSEGRTLNLYVDSDAPWIDVYSPDEDELSILPNGHFAQHERVEVDIRCDDIGSGIATCDATTPDGELLPTGVPGTHELRIVATDVAGHRTERVVTYTVDAAPAPGGSQGGAVGGATGGRVLATTGAQDVVPGLALAVILLGAGAALAIRRRVRTR